cctaatgATTTAATAACGTGatttgttattaaaaatattacatttattttttctctttgaAAACCAgtagcaaaaaaaattgatagagagaaatattttttaaatatgtttcaactaagataaaaaagaattatttttcattttataagataaaaattatcagaaaaaaaaaaaaatatttgtattgaTAATATAGCctgtatttatatgaaatattttaattctatatttatatattataacatttttttttttggatctacgtttatttttacaataaaaaattatagtcatattttataaacattttttatttcaaatacGATTTGTAAACTCGGAATTAATAAGTATTagatgtaaataaatacagaaaaaaattcaGCATgtgtcattattattttattatttttaatttgatactgaaaacatataaatgaaaaaaaatatataaaaaaaaaaaaaatagaatataaaacaagtaaaaacgaaaaaaacaaatataaaataaagaaaagaaaaaaaaaaaaaataaaaggaaagtTGCCCCTTTTACTtcatatgtgtacatttatattcatttatatataaaacaataaaaagtatgtaaacgaaatatttgttattattagcaaccattaaacatttattcatttttaaagaagAAATTTGACAAGTGTACATTCATCCCCGAATAGGagtaaatataacaaaaaaatgataagttttatgttaatattttaattattcaatttgcattttattttattttattttattagttttatacatttattaattataaaataattaacatggcgttaagaaaaaataaaatccaCAGTttcatgaatatatatggattttttattagtgcgaaaaaaaaaaaataaaataaaaagtaaatccCAAATGATTGAAAATATTGTAGATTTCTAAACTTTACAtctaaaatgaaaatattactCTTTgtcttataatatttaaaatatacaaaatagaAATTATTGAGGTCTGatagaaaattaaatttaattttgaatttatatattctataaaaatttgattattccatgtaatttttatattagaaataagcggaaatttttgtttagtaatattatttgGATGCGTTCACCATTTTGTTTACACCGGAATCATAAGGTTATACTGTAGTTATATCAATAATCAGCAGAAGTAGAGATATTCTTGTATTTCAATAAATCATAGTTAGTTtcagggaaaaaaaaataaaaagttaggAAAAAcgacaaaaaaacaaaaatttttaaatatattttatttttagtttttatatataaatgaaggtaatatttttattattgaaattattttttataaaaaaacagcCTACTTACAACAAATTTTAATTGGTTACTGCTGTAATTAACTAATTTTTATAgattatgttaaaaatatgttaagtTGGTGTTACGccagtaaatatataaggaaatattactatatatttattacatttttgttttgtttaaCTTATCATTCAACATTCAATGGGTACATAAcgtttaataaatattttcgataaattattaacaatgagtaaaatattacaaaggACTAAATAAAGACTTCTAACTAAATAGTAGTATGAATTATATACTGAACATTTTATTTCGTACTAAATTTATGATTACTATAATAGAATGacttagaaaaaaatacgaaGTTCATTCtcattataaaaagttattaatTTGTCCCTTTTATATGAACTAGTCACATTTAcaataatatgatataattacagtgtatatattttttgtttttatttttcgcttattatttttatttttgttgttgtttgtttaatttttgtaaacaaaattttcttattatgaaataaaacagattatgaattaataaaataaaattttaagtcTTATTTTTAGTTCTCCGTTGGTAAAACTATAAAACAGGAGAACAAAAGAATATCTTCTTTGCATCACAAACCTGGCATATTTTGAGCACAATTCATAATAGAATTTGAAGCAAAAAATGTaactttgaaaaaaaagacattaTCAGATGATGaataaggaaataaaaaagagaaaacaataaatataagttagaaaaaattagagaaaataataatttaaaaaaaatacaaggactaattaaaataaaacatataatgaATAACTTAAACCAAAGTACAAAcagttaatatatacattatggaatgtaaataagaataaatttattaataaaaaaataagatatatgTCAAAAtctattagaaaaaatagaaaacttattttaaaaattgtgtattatatatattatgctaaatagatgaaaataaaaaaaaactaaaattaattaaaatatttataattaaatatatatatgcaatttacaaatattactTGCCTCACCACttttgaaattattaatCTTGTTTCATTGTTTCATAAATTCAGTGTATGAAGTTTTAATATTCACTAGTATATGTAaggtaatatttatttatctttacATAGACactttaatatatgataagcTATTAAAATAGAGTAGTTAGAACTATTTTTaagcataatatatttgagaAAAAGGttaattatttcatactttaaaaaatttggttgtattattagtaataatacaTGTCGAAAATATATAGAGGAAATGTGTGATAATTAGTATATAACCAagatatacttaaatattttgatatgGAATAAGAAGATTAATATAcattcttaaatttttaaacaattAGTATGTATTTGTTcctacattttttatatggtACTTTTTTAAGCTGTCTAAAAgttcttatttaatataaatatattatatatcaatttaataatactatttatttatagtatGTACATTTACTTAGGAACAagttaaatatttagaaaataaatgtaaattatttatatatgatacttttatttggatgaatatgaataatttatttaaaataacgcgaataattttattagatataaaattcaaaaaaactaattagagtaaaataaatacttctAAAAATAACCATCTCAATTAGTtacatgaaaatataaaaaaaaaaattttaaatgaagtGTTATGAGTTTACGTAATTTGTTTCATTATGTATTcctcataatatataacaatagtTATTAAGATAcgacattatatttttatatataattacgaATTTGTTCTATACGAAAAATTAAGCGGAAGTGAAGTAATAGAATATTCTATGGTTCTGAATCGATTAAATTTccaaatactttttattatacgtattatatatatatatatatatcctaaTCATATATGAAAGCATGAagtaaagaaataattatcttatattatttcagTGCCACAGGgtaatatgaattatatgacgtaaataaaaatataatttcttttttatttcattttattatttattttttatggcAGTAAATTGATTTGTCAAATTAATATGAGTTTATTAttgcataataaaaaatatatattcaatatacgttatttttgtaattatcgTAATTAAATAAGTGGAACAAATAGTAAGGTAAAAAAGAATTggaatatgaatatttttgtttttataggtttattttataaaaaactaatttattttatttatattagttgtataaattttttaatataatacttaattttttatagtatttatttataaataaataaaaaataaatgtatcttttttacttttatagaattttcaagattaaaaattatatataaaatattttcctaatttttattatatattattcttcaaATTTCGTAAcgatattattttatattttaagtaaCTTTacttaaaattcttttaactTATCGCAATTATTAAAGAttctttttacaaattttacttttatatttttattattaatttttctttattattaatatttctatagaatatatgaatttttttattcttaggaaaaaagaaaaggaaaataaggaaagtaactaaattgtttattttaaaaaatttacttttagcgataaaaaataaattctatttatataaattttataattataaggttctatttgtaattaatagatataaatttatttaacagctcattttaatttccctttttaaactatacaaattataaacGTTTCTTCAATTAAAGAAtgcataatttaatataatagcGCATGAGTTTTTCAAATATCCAAGGTATATTTAACATGTAGCTTATAATttgtggaaaaaaaaattttgtcttattttttttttcatttcgtataattaattttaaatttcatttaacggtttaaataatttaattattaaataatgtttaaaaattataaaaactcaaatatattttttctgataaggatatatgaaaaaattcaaaagTTATATTCCTAATATACATTTCTATGTGAATATTTAgggtatatataaatatatatatttttttcttaaaaataaaattaaattgttAAACATCAAAAGgtcaatttaattttatttctaaaaggtataaataataaaaattttaattgttatataaggaagtatatatgtatattccaAACATTAACAATATTTACTACATTAAAACtacttgtaaaaaatattcgttTTTCTACAAATATCATTATTGAAAACATTTactaaaacattttttaaaatgatattttttcttctaaagttcatatttgtatattcttTATCATACttaatacttttaaaaaaaaaagtaaaagaaattaGAATGCAAATAATACTCACTGTAATAGTTCATTGTGAAAATATAGTGAATTCTTTACAAACACAAAGATAATATAAGAacaaataatgataacatTAATAGAAagtgaatttttttattttagtgaAAAGTCTTATACTTTTCTATACAGTTGTTCCTGTTATAATTACTAAGTAGtggtataataatatcatcCAAGAAAATTTGCTTAATATTCATTACTGCttcatattatgtatatatgtacattaataatagtagtaataatatgagaaaataattatataacatcattagaatttaaaatattttattttacttatagTATTCTTTGATAATTCTTTCCATAAAATGAACATTACCCacagaatattatataaaaagtaagaTATTTTGTTGTCATATGGTGAGacatatggaaaaaatgtaGAATTAAAAGAcatattatttgaaaatgaattttataattcaaaaaacgAGGACGATAAAGACGAATCATAATTTGATGGAAAATGAGAGTCTAcgaataaaattaacataagAACTTCATCCAAAGGTTTAatcaaaatattaacatCAATTATATGGAAAACATTTGAAGAGGTAGATTATttctttgaaaaaatattatataggtTATTTAgtcctatatatatttatatgatatgCACAGATTCTACccataaaaaagaattaaaatgttAAGATTATAAGAGTGCATATTTGATATTTGCTTTAcctgaaatattttattaatggaTTTCcgttatttattatatgttcttactataaaaatattttcgcACGCGATGAAGTAATAAAGCATGTTTTATACgaatttatgaaatattatggttatttcgttttatttttgttagtTTTTTTAACTAGTTCAttgattatttatattcttgtAAAATTCTTGAAATATAGGAAGGATATTTTTGCAATGAAGTTTAAAAAtcgatataataaatatagaagcTTTAGAAAAgcattttttgaataaataataaggaTCTACTTTTTGattaatgatattatattctcaattaaattcttcattttatttatataaaattatttatgcatactagtttatgtacttatatatagtGACAcacaaaagtaaaaaaatacatattaaatatttccaaCAGTTCAAATGTttctatatttgttttattaatatgttgTACTCTTATAAGTTAATTTGTTGTTCACACTTGttataactatataatatatatattgtgttTCATAGGAATGTTAAATAGATATTActcaatatttataataaaagtatgaggaatatatgaaataattatgtgtatatataatttatgtaaatttttattataaattacatatctttatttaatttgaTGTATTAAATTACAATTAATACAACTTTAACTAAGAAGTGAAACTATTTACACTTCTAAGAGTCATACttattctttgtttttttatggtTGCAAGTGATTATATGAAGAATTTATTTaacaatttaattatatattagtttTAGTTTAAGAGCACTTTgaagttttttatttaataaaaatatatatatgtattttatttcttgttAATATGTACGTTTTATAcaaaagtatatttaataaatattatttttagaataCTGTTatgaaaagtatatatttcaaatcatatttcatataaatatatttttaatatatttatagaataCTTGAATAGTTAAAGATGAAATTACCCATATgaactaatatttttttacttttaagtATTAgttattaatagaaaattaccaattttaatattcatgtacctttataattaaaagaaggAAATAAATTCCGTGCATCATTACATAACGCGTATACtggttatatattaaattattctatGAGAATTAATTAATTCCTAATACAAAAggaattttataataaaaaattattgtccccttttttttttgacagTACCGGGAGAATAAATTCTTGTGACAATTCTTACAGTATTGATACATATAAAAGAAcagttattaattttgttattccTTAAACATTTTGTActttatgaaaattaatcaaaaatatataataaaattgaataaacCATTAAacaatatgtaaataaattttaggttaaatacatatattccataatgtctttatatatagatattcatttatacaGTTGTGCTACTCTGTATTTTTTCTGTACAAATATGTTTGTAGAAGAAACAATGggataaaaaatgtatgtaaaaGAAGGAGGTGTTTATCATAATAGctaagtattttttaatataagtaATACTCTCCAGTAAAGTAATATTCacgttatacatatatactaataaatatattattgtgcTATAGTTAATTATGTGAgctttgatatatttttttaaaatgttaagatatatgttttataaaagttttaattatataagaataaaataaattgttttaCTAAAGAAGATTTCtgattttttgaaaaaattaaatactaactttattaaaaaatttcttctgtaaatttaattttaatcaacatgttaaaattaatatttcgtatattaatatcacgccatttatatttcaaatattgCTTTTTAAACATTGATAGAGCTTAtgtgtttcattttttcttatatgtaaatatacttGAAGATATAGAAATTGAGATAAATTTATGCAGATATtctctaaaaaaaatagaacaacataaaaataaaaattttaatatatttttaagttttttttctttttatattgttatttctTACAAATACTTACAttcaattaaaaacaaatatatatatgcattaagtcgaattaaaacaatttattttataaatatagacatatattaaaattaaataatcattttaatatgaaaatataatgctaaaatgaaaattgttttatagATTAGGCagcatattataaatttaatttattatgtatattatagtttataaaaaattgaaactCTTACGAAcgatataacaaaatatattgtaagcaatattaacattttcaatttattataatattcattatattttataaatatcaaaaggattaaaattatataatatttatttaattagatttatttatagaaaaatatcattaatttttgcaattatttgtttaaaatgtgaaatgatacattttatatattataaacgttttatattctatatatccTATATATTAGATAAACTCAATACTTACGAACATCatgaagtaaaatatatatctttctttttatgataaaggttaataaatataaaaattttatatttctactattttaaataattgatatatatatcatggatatttatgaatgaattcagattattttattttaacttaaattagatttttaaaaatacaattaagataaatattctataatatatatttaaaatcatttttcTTGATCTTcgttataaaattattacaattatatatatttcatcaCGTTGttacgaaaaaataataaaaaaaaattggaaaaataaatatagtacctttatcattaaatatatattattataattttaattttattcttactATGTATatgagaatataaaaaatctataaaatggaaaaaaatattaaaataatcttATATGTCAAAATTGCTTCGTTTATTCTTTCGGCGTGGATATGCTATTTTAACAATTATGaggtattataatattatttaaggatatatatattattaatatttttattgttttttttttaatgtacgTATTTTTAGTGTgatacattatttattattttgaataataaatatttacttaatttattagcttacttttaacaaatattttgGTGAGAATTACGACGTTggtagaaaaatatatacaagaaATGCTCGATCATTAGCAAAACATAAGCAAGAAATGTCCTCAAATATTTTAGGtttaaaagaagatataGCATTTAATGGAGAACacgataataaaaaaaacaaaaaattgaataGAAGATCGTTGAATAATGCGAGATACTATACTGAAAttatagattataataatggaatgtttgatggaaaacatttccattttgaaaaaaaatggattacgaaaaaagattatgataatattgttgaaagaaatagaagaatTTGTGATATAgctttacaaaaaaaaaagtttagaAGTTATGGATTTGGAGTTActctgttttttcttttattcgTGTTGGGAGTAGGATTGCCCATATTGGATGgattaaaatatttggaaAGTGTGTTGAGTCCTATGAAAACGCTTCTCCAAAATGTGAGTGCTGAGAAATATacctttttaatatcatttggaatacttataattatattagctgttttaattataataataattcctagaatattaagaaataatgaaaagtataaaaaaattaagttgatGACTGAGTAAAATGAATAACaacatgtatttttatataagctATAAATATGATTTATCATATGTAATATCCTTAATgttatatacttaataaactcgtttataattatattaattctttaaatTCAATTGTTTTTACGCTATCTCTTTTATAAGGAACAGTGTTAAATTGTGTTCTCTCTTTATTAGTgagttttaatattttacattttgtattatacGTTATTGTTgaagaataattaaatagtatttcttaatatgtatattcgtgtgttaaaatatattgttattaacATTGTATGTATTGaatcaaaattaatatataatattaaaattaatataattttattgattCCATATTagaatttgtattttaaacgAATTTTACctaagttatattttttatcttcaattaataaataactgTTGATAGAAGTAATAAGAAAAGCCCAtagtttatattatgttaaaaataaaaatgtccttttttttatttaatcagATAAAGTGAATGTATTATACtgaattacatatattttactcaaaaaaaaaaacatcatattctttatataaaataattttaattaaaaatatgtaacgtatatttattaattaagaCTTTTAAACAaacatctttttttatttttcatggTATATGTGaggaattataaatatataataaaataatattttttataaataagttTCTGAGTTTAGAGAGTAtggataataatttaatttttaccccatatactattttactttattttgtaatcttataaatattattaagtgTAGAAttaaatctttttaaaaatagaaaagtatatattattgatttaaaaaataaatattctttttatttttatgcatgAATAAGAAAGAGCATAAATGAATACATTatgaattttaaatatacctttttaagctgtaaaaacattttttatatagttcttctatttttaaatataaatgaaagcaaattttttatatctgaaatttttttatttttatagataccatattattaaaatatgctGAATCTGTAAGGGAACTAATTAaccaatttatatatattaattcagttaaaaatattttaagtcAGTATTACATAAGCAAATTTGTAAGGAGATGATActtaattaattttgtaattttcttttgctgtataatttattattcagttctctatgtatatatatgcattaactaataaataattagagtaaaatagaaaatgttaattaaaatataacgaAACATtgtccatatatatattagtagtATTAACAACCTACTGAACACTtctgtataaataaaatatatcattagtatatagaaatattcattaaaaatactattaATTGGCTCCTTGTTATAAAAACTTTtgtatttatcatttttatatgaacgCGTCAATGTTTTGGTAATGTTGAAAAATTTCagtattatgtatttatttttttactgttttGAATGtgatattatgtataatctTACAAATGTTATATCTAAATTAATATCTAAAATCAGTATATATCGTAAAATCTAgggaataatataattatgtgcaacaattaaaatgaatgaatattCTGAAATTTCtgattaacaaaataaaagggtatttaaaatttttatgtaactaAAAATAGGAGCTTCTCTTTATAACATATCATATGTAcagttacatatataattagttTCATGGAGGCTATAAATGTGGAATTTTCTTTGAATActtaagaatataataattatcttttaatttttcttattttttacttattatcATATTACTTGCTGCTACAATTACAGGAATATTTGCAGAATATTTGCTTTAGTATATATAGaaacaaaatatagatatataaatagcATTTGTTTctattataattgtttttgataaaaaaattataattataaagtaattttatatattttttttatttattatatgttcattTGTTTACTCCTCATAAATATAACACCTATAAAGGGGTGTTAAATGTTAAAcgaaaaattaagtataCTGCTTTAGAGAAACATATttaagaattattaaataatggaTAGAAATGTTTCCATTTAAATTCCATCAACAGTATTACTTTTCTCATTTATCATCATGTATTAATATGCTTACTAaagttgtatatataataactgAAATATGAAGTTAACAATGATGAAATTGTTCTGTATTGAGTTAAATTTTCAATTCTACATAATTTTCAGaggaaaataatagtaaaaatttaaaatacaaatttttataaaaaaattatataaatttttaatttttttaatggtaTCAAagtttgaaatttttttttttatcttatataataatattattggtTGAGTttgtaatactttttttttcatcttatatttatttaatacttatttaataattattacttCACATTACTATGTAAGAAAATCaatatttattgaataatCTTGTACTATATATTCATatcttaaaattatttgtttttcattgACTAAAATCTTacctatatgtatatttttctgctaataattcttatattaGTGGTGTATACATGTTAATCTTTTCTATGAataacttttatattaacattattgtaatttttatgaacttgtattaatttctttatatttagttaatcttatttattaatatatttctagaAGTATTCAACCTTCGTATCGGTGTCTATTAGATTTTTGAATGGACATAATATACACTGTAATTTTTGTAGCAAGGATCTTTGTGAGGTTGATAacttatattatgaaaagtctgtctataatttatatttacattttgtatattttgtaaGGATTCTTATGTTTCTTCTTCAagttcaattatttttttcctttttaagcGACTATGTAACGACGATTTTATAGGAGTAaactatatgaaaaaataatatatatatacataaaaatataattattttgtgcaggtaatttttaatgaacaTGAACCTACTCATTTTGGTAGAATATTCACACTACtgtgcataatttttattaaccttatataaaacaaatagtataaaagataataatatgacAGTTGTTGTTAAACTAGTAGCAAACATATAACATTTTGGAAGTGCTAAAATTTTTGGTACATGTGGACATATAGATACATCTCCCATTGTTTCATCAtatgcttttttaaaattgctTAAGTCTTCGAAAAATTCGTTCATTCAATTTTCTTCACACTTCTTGTAATTTTCaatgtaaaatttataacaatttttagGATTTTCTCAACTAATTGTGGCTTTATCCTTTTGAGAtgtaaaattcataaaatcCTCATATAAATTGTACAGATTTGTTTCTCCAAAATAtgtttatcaattttttttatttctcgaATACATGTATTATCTATATTGGAGGAAAATTCTTTATATCCATTAAACCAACTATAATCCTTactatattaattttctttatttatccGGTAATTCATGTATTTACAGCATTTGTTGCTATCAGTTTTATAactatatctttttttaattatatatttaccaaTATTCTGACAAGCAGtagtaaaattttcataagtaattattaaattgccatcttttatattacaatataGACAAGGATTTATACTCCCCTGTGTTTCACTTGAGATAGTATTATCAAATTcctctttatatttaaaaaataattccaCGCAATTatcctaaaaataaaaaaataataataatatataaattaaaaaaatctatattttcattaaatttgtTTTCACATTATTTGTTGGAAAACGAATTATTGAAtacattaacatatataattataataacaaaaacataaattttatgtaa
The genomic region above belongs to Plasmodium malariae genome assembly, contig: PmUG01_00_8, whole genome shotgun sequence and contains:
- the PmUG01_00022800 gene encoding fam-m protein, which translates into the protein MEKNIKIILYVKIASFILSAWICYFNNYELTFNKYFGENYDVGRKIYTRNARSLAKHKQEMSSNILGLKEDIAFNGEHDNKKNKKLNRRSLNNARYYTEIIDYNNGMFDGKHFHFEKKWITKKDYDNIVERNRRICDIALQKKKFRSYGFGVTLFFLLFVLGVGLPILDGLKYLESVLSPMKTLLQNVSAEKYTFLISFGILIIILAVLIIIIIPRILRNNEKYKKIKLMTE